The Synergistaceae bacterium genome includes a region encoding these proteins:
- a CDS encoding ABC transporter ATP-binding protein, translated as MLLEVKDLCVAYGDIEAVHGISFGIENGELVSIIGANGAGKTTTLRALMGLQPVKSGSVFFDGDDITQIPPHKRAHMGIRIVPERARCFPQLSVYENLRMGVYGISSTLKGQLDTIYELFPILRERSRQSANTLSGGEQQQLAIARALVSSPRLLFVDEVSMGLMPKLAAQVFDVLRSLNKNKGLTILLVEQNALSSLKISDRGYVLETGNIVIEGSAQELIENKMVRASYLGI; from the coding sequence ATGTTGCTTGAGGTTAAAGACCTTTGTGTCGCTTACGGCGATATTGAGGCTGTACACGGGATAAGCTTCGGTATAGAAAATGGAGAACTCGTCTCGATAATCGGGGCAAACGGAGCCGGCAAGACTACGACGCTGCGTGCACTTATGGGGCTTCAGCCGGTAAAGTCAGGGAGTGTCTTCTTTGACGGGGATGATATCACTCAGATCCCCCCACACAAAAGGGCTCACATGGGCATTCGTATAGTACCGGAACGGGCAAGATGTTTCCCGCAGCTTTCTGTATATGAGAACCTGCGGATGGGAGTCTATGGGATCTCTTCAACACTAAAGGGACAACTGGACACAATATATGAGCTCTTTCCGATACTTCGGGAGAGAAGCCGCCAGTCGGCCAACACACTTTCAGGCGGCGAACAGCAGCAGCTAGCTATAGCACGCGCGCTTGTCTCCTCTCCGAGGCTTCTTTTTGTCGATGAGGTGTCTATGGGACTTATGCCCAAGCTTGCGGCACAGGTCTTTGATGTGCTTAGATCCCTGAATAAAAACAAAGGGCTCACTATCCTTCTCGTCGAGCAGAATGCCCTCTCCTCGCTCAAAATCTCAGACAGGGGATATGTGCTTGAAACGGGTAATATCGTTATAGAAGGCTCTGCGCAAGAGCTTATTGAAAATAAGATGGTAAGAGCGTCATATCTGGGAATTTAA
- a CDS encoding ABC transporter substrate-binding protein, producing MKKVSKILALVSCLALVCFCGTALAADTIKIGMLAPLTGFAAADGFSVNESVKIAVEKVNAAGGVLGKKVELICYDDAADPKQSVLLANKLIEQDKVVAFVAGSYSLPTRAVSALFNDAKIPLVSAYALHPDITIGDYTFRNGFLGTVEGKGAAYTAVKLLKAKKIALIVSDNDFGTTLTQGFEQYIKNHPEAKIVSHQKYPMSEKDFKPYLSKMKAANPDVVFFSGYYFQTGPALKQAREMGINIQFIGEEGADSPKTAEIAGKAAEGFIMITNLDRDDKRKVVQDFLATYRKRHKIEPDMVGASAYDGFMLLVDAIKQAKTTDGTAIAKALAKTKNYDGLTGIINGFTKEGEVIKPIQIQIVKNGLFRHYGVITDPNIITPVIPGK from the coding sequence ATGAAGAAAGTATCAAAAATTTTGGCGCTGGTATCATGTCTGGCGCTGGTCTGCTTCTGCGGAACAGCGTTGGCAGCAGATACCATAAAGATCGGGATGCTTGCCCCGCTTACCGGCTTTGCTGCAGCTGACGGGTTCAGCGTAAATGAATCAGTCAAAATAGCAGTTGAGAAGGTAAACGCCGCGGGCGGAGTATTGGGCAAGAAGGTTGAGCTTATCTGCTACGATGATGCAGCAGATCCAAAGCAGTCTGTTCTGCTTGCAAACAAGCTTATTGAGCAGGACAAAGTGGTTGCTTTCGTGGCAGGTTCATACAGCCTTCCGACACGCGCAGTATCAGCACTCTTCAATGACGCGAAAATCCCGCTTGTCTCGGCTTACGCACTGCACCCGGACATAACTATCGGTGACTACACGTTCCGCAACGGATTCCTCGGGACGGTAGAGGGAAAGGGCGCTGCTTACACAGCAGTGAAGCTGCTTAAGGCAAAGAAGATAGCTCTTATCGTCAGCGACAATGACTTCGGCACAACTCTTACGCAGGGATTTGAGCAATATATTAAAAATCATCCGGAAGCCAAGATAGTGTCACATCAGAAATATCCGATGAGCGAGAAGGACTTCAAACCATACCTTTCAAAGATGAAGGCGGCCAACCCCGATGTCGTATTCTTCAGCGGATACTACTTCCAGACAGGTCCGGCATTGAAGCAGGCAAGGGAAATGGGTATCAACATCCAGTTCATAGGAGAAGAAGGGGCGGATTCTCCTAAGACAGCCGAGATCGCAGGCAAAGCGGCAGAGGGATTCATAATGATCACAAACCTTGACCGCGACGACAAGCGCAAAGTCGTGCAGGACTTCCTTGCAACTTATCGGAAACGCCATAAGATCGAGCCCGACATGGTCGGAGCTTCAGCATATGACGGATTTATGCTTCTCGTCGACGCAATCAAGCAGGCAAAGACAACGGATGGCACGGCGATTGCCAAGGCTCTCGCAAAAACTAAAAACTACGACGGACTGACCGGCATCATCAATGGCTTTACCAAAGAGGGCGAGGTCATAAAACCGATACAGATCCAGATAGTCAAGAACGGGCTGTTCCGTCACTATGGAGTCATAACAGATCCCAATATCATCACTCCCGTCATACCGGGCAAATAG
- a CDS encoding branched-chain amino acid ABC transporter permease — MSSYMISVATQIIIQAIAACGLNVIVGYAGQISLGHAAFVGIGAYSNAMLTTAGGLTFWQALPISLLIVGLVGLLCGLPSLRVKEDFLAITTIGINFIVVAIFQYTPALGGALGIGGIPRVRLFSMALNGQGFFILCLVCLAIVMMTCWFFTKSWTGLSCFAVREEETAASSMGVSPVRAKLTAFVLGTIMAGLSGALYAHYMRFINADSFSFTFSVTLLSIAVAGGLGTFWGPLVGAVVLGVLPEIFRPLVDYRMLLYATLLLMMIRFLPGGLLGGVSVMSRKNLKIKKDKLAAKGDGKVE, encoded by the coding sequence ATGAGCAGTTATATGATAAGTGTCGCAACACAGATAATAATCCAGGCCATTGCCGCCTGCGGGCTGAACGTCATAGTCGGATACGCGGGACAGATATCTCTGGGACACGCCGCGTTCGTGGGGATAGGCGCCTACTCAAATGCGATGCTCACTACAGCGGGAGGACTTACTTTCTGGCAGGCTCTTCCGATTTCACTTCTCATTGTCGGACTTGTCGGGCTTCTATGCGGACTTCCCAGCCTTCGCGTCAAAGAGGACTTCCTTGCGATAACTACGATTGGCATCAACTTTATCGTCGTCGCCATTTTCCAATATACTCCGGCACTTGGCGGAGCACTCGGCATCGGCGGGATCCCACGCGTCCGGCTGTTCAGCATGGCGCTTAATGGGCAGGGGTTTTTCATTCTCTGTCTTGTCTGTCTAGCTATAGTTATGATGACATGTTGGTTCTTTACCAAGTCATGGACAGGACTTTCATGCTTCGCCGTGCGAGAAGAGGAGACAGCTGCATCTAGCATGGGGGTATCGCCTGTCAGGGCGAAATTGACTGCTTTTGTGCTCGGGACGATTATGGCGGGGCTTTCAGGAGCTCTTTATGCCCACTACATGCGTTTTATCAATGCGGATTCCTTTTCGTTCACGTTCTCTGTCACGCTGCTCTCAATCGCCGTAGCAGGAGGTCTGGGCACATTCTGGGGACCGCTTGTTGGCGCTGTCGTACTTGGAGTGCTTCCCGAGATATTCAGGCCTCTGGTAGACTACCGTATGTTACTCTACGCAACGTTGCTGCTGATGATGATCCGTTTTCTCCCGGGAGGACTTCTTGGCGGCGTCTCTGTAATGTCGCGCAAGAACCTTAAGATTAAAAAAGATAAGCTCGCGGCAAAGGGGGATGGCAAAGTTGAGTGA
- a CDS encoding branched-chain amino acid ABC transporter permease yields the protein MQLFIEQALNGLAAGGMYALITLGLALIYGVMKILHVAHASVYTVGAYMGLYLFTLTGNIFLAALGSMVFCACLGVLIERFIYFPLLKYPPYVPLISSIAILIAIEELCRLVAGPEVRTFSAKLPFPAVVIGNFTISSALVTVYCVSLTVFILLWLLMTKTELGLAMRAVSQDMETASALGVNTQVTVALTFVIGSAIAAIAGILVGIYYNQVYPMMGEVPAYKTLALIVVGGMGSASGAVIASFLLGLAETFLIGYANIPMPRDALAFIAMIIILMWRPTGLMGKR from the coding sequence ATGCAGCTATTTATTGAACAAGCACTGAACGGTCTGGCCGCAGGAGGAATGTACGCTCTGATCACCCTCGGGCTGGCTCTTATTTACGGTGTAATGAAAATACTTCACGTTGCCCACGCTTCGGTTTATACAGTCGGAGCTTATATGGGCCTTTACTTATTCACTCTAACCGGAAATATTTTTCTCGCTGCTCTTGGCAGCATGGTTTTTTGTGCGTGCCTCGGCGTTCTTATAGAACGTTTCATATATTTCCCGCTTCTTAAATATCCTCCCTATGTTCCGCTGATAAGCAGCATAGCGATACTTATAGCGATCGAAGAGCTCTGCAGACTCGTAGCCGGCCCCGAAGTCCGCACTTTTTCAGCAAAACTTCCTTTTCCTGCGGTCGTGATCGGCAACTTTACAATATCCTCCGCTCTCGTCACCGTTTACTGCGTCTCTTTGACAGTTTTCATTTTGCTCTGGCTGCTGATGACAAAGACAGAACTGGGGCTTGCTATGCGCGCAGTATCTCAGGATATGGAAACAGCCTCGGCGCTTGGCGTAAACACCCAGGTGACTGTGGCTCTGACATTCGTTATAGGATCTGCCATTGCAGCCATAGCGGGAATATTGGTCGGTATATACTATAACCAGGTTTATCCAATGATGGGAGAGGTTCCGGCATACAAGACTCTGGCTTTAATAGTCGTCGGCGGTATGGGATCAGCATCCGGCGCCGTGATCGCGTCGTTTCTTCTGGGCCTTGCGGAGACATTCCTTATCGGCTACGCCAACATTCCGATGCCGCGTGATGCCCTGGCTTTCATCGCCATGATCATTATTCTTATGTGGCGACCGACCGGACTCATGGGAAAACGGTAG
- a CDS encoding ABC transporter ATP-binding protein has product MSDILVSVKNLSIHFGGLKAVDDVSFDIHHREILGLLGPNGAGKTTCFNMISGVYKPTSGGIFLDGLRTDGLPPHKMASLGVGRTFQVVKPFSGLTVEENVIVALGMPLYGHFIGSWKFWNTGKNKAAAQKVLETVGLLNEADTKAGMLPLGNLRKLELARALALDPRLLLLDECFSGLRQEEIRIIENLIRSIRESGVSILLIEHNMRVAMGLSDRIIVLDHGHKLAEGTPDEVSSNPDVIEAYLGKGVNGDVA; this is encoded by the coding sequence TTGAGTGATATTTTGGTTTCTGTGAAGAACCTGTCCATCCATTTTGGCGGGCTTAAGGCAGTGGATGATGTCAGTTTCGACATACACCATCGCGAAATACTTGGACTTCTTGGACCAAACGGAGCCGGCAAGACTACATGCTTCAACATGATATCCGGCGTATATAAACCCACCTCCGGCGGGATATTCCTTGACGGACTCAGAACGGACGGGCTTCCCCCGCACAAGATGGCATCTCTCGGAGTAGGCAGGACATTCCAGGTTGTAAAACCCTTCAGCGGGCTCACTGTCGAGGAAAACGTGATAGTAGCGCTTGGTATGCCGCTGTACGGCCATTTTATAGGTTCGTGGAAGTTCTGGAACACAGGTAAAAACAAGGCTGCCGCACAAAAAGTACTGGAAACAGTCGGACTGTTAAACGAGGCAGATACCAAGGCAGGGATGCTTCCGCTAGGCAACCTGCGCAAGCTTGAGTTAGCGCGCGCATTAGCTCTTGATCCACGCCTCCTGCTGCTTGACGAATGCTTCTCCGGGCTCCGTCAGGAGGAAATACGCATAATAGAAAACCTGATCCGCAGCATAAGAGAGAGCGGAGTTTCCATCCTGTTGATTGAACATAATATGCGAGTGGCGATGGGACTTTCTGACCGCATTATAGTGCTTGACCACGGCCATAAACTCGCCGAAGGAACACCCGACGAGGTCTCATCCAACCCGGATGTCATCGAGGCATATCTTGGAAAGGGAGTTAACGGAGATGTTGCTTGA
- a CDS encoding nitronate monooxygenase family protein, producing MDKVKKELPILRIGKHQPLYPIVQGGMGVMVSGPRLAGAVASVGGIGTIASVGLAVASPDFDGRCTPKENMAMLRKLIGEARAASNGGVLAVNCMCALADYDSLVRTSCESGIDIIVSGAGLPLKLPELTQDYPDTALVPIVSSVKAAHLIISRWGKHYGRLPDAIVVETPNCAGGHLGARDAEQAMDPELSLQSVVPVLVSYLKENNYDIPVIAAGGIWDGNDMADAFAMGAKGVQMGTRFAATEEGDASDRFKQAYLDAKDEDIVVIKSPCGLPGRAIRSPLVQRYLDGVLEKVACRTYCLTHCICRLQHETFCIADALISAYKGDWENGLFFCGSNVSKVNSIVKVKDLMCELLEGFTFPEMRNAAPAL from the coding sequence ATGGATAAGGTAAAAAAAGAGCTGCCGATTCTTCGCATTGGGAAACATCAGCCCCTCTATCCTATCGTGCAGGGAGGCATGGGGGTCATGGTTTCAGGTCCGAGGCTTGCCGGCGCAGTTGCTTCAGTCGGAGGCATCGGAACGATCGCATCTGTAGGTCTTGCAGTTGCTTCTCCTGATTTCGACGGACGCTGTACACCGAAAGAGAACATGGCGATGCTGAGGAAGCTGATCGGAGAAGCAAGGGCGGCCTCAAACGGCGGGGTGCTTGCTGTAAACTGTATGTGCGCGCTGGCCGATTATGATTCGCTTGTGCGGACCTCATGTGAATCAGGCATAGATATCATTGTCTCAGGGGCAGGATTGCCTCTGAAGCTGCCGGAGCTGACTCAAGATTACCCCGATACCGCACTGGTGCCAATTGTAAGCAGCGTCAAAGCGGCTCATCTTATCATAAGCCGCTGGGGTAAACACTACGGGCGTCTGCCTGACGCCATTGTTGTCGAGACGCCTAACTGCGCAGGCGGACATCTCGGGGCACGTGATGCTGAGCAGGCAATGGATCCCGAGCTTTCTCTGCAAAGCGTCGTGCCTGTGCTCGTATCATATCTTAAAGAAAACAATTACGATATTCCTGTCATTGCAGCCGGAGGAATATGGGATGGGAATGATATGGCGGATGCGTTTGCAATGGGTGCCAAGGGTGTCCAGATGGGAACGCGCTTTGCCGCTACAGAGGAGGGAGATGCCTCCGACCGTTTCAAGCAGGCGTACCTTGATGCAAAAGATGAGGACATAGTGGTCATAAAAAGTCCGTGCGGACTTCCGGGGAGGGCTATAAGGTCTCCCTTGGTTCAGCGCTATCTGGACGGAGTGCTTGAAAAGGTGGCATGCCGTACTTACTGTCTGACGCATTGTATTTGCCGCCTCCAGCATGAGACTTTCTGTATCGCCGATGCCCTTATCAGCGCGTATAAGGGAGACTGGGAGAACGGGCTGTTCTTCTGCGGCAGCAATGTCTCAAAGGTCAACTCTATAGTCAAGGTCAAAGACCTTATGTGTGAACTGCTCGAAGGATTCACGTTTCCAGAAATGAGGAATGCAGCACCTGCTTTGTAG